One window from the genome of Hydra vulgaris chromosome 02, alternate assembly HydraT2T_AEP encodes:
- the LOC136076111 gene encoding uncharacterized protein LOC136076111 translates to MENIILMSLKDLLRMDLKDLLDKLIPYISSEILTPEPFVYRITTVQNKRQLEKLRTVEYYCRVRGWGTSNQVVLETTDLDEFYKTSKQKILESLSSFQQLGSGWRFVSIEKMDINFIEYNPIKAKSYIPLDKNLATKKVIINIKNEDNQYFKWCIARALNPTDNNLQRADKEIKDQAEKINWDKIEFPVSLNQITQFEKNNQDISVNVYGYENSEVHILHVSKNNDRKNLIDLLLISNGETNHYFLIKNLSRLLSSQTSNKHCKKHYCRNCLLELNSEESLYNHKPYCDTHDSVRIELPPPNSTMQFTNHNKSMSPVTFTASSETDDVAQIFVDSLQEDIKKICDSIKFPKKMIFTPENKRDFNAAIKCHICGEDLEKDKVRDHCHITGKYRGAAHQICNLNYKIPKFFPVLFHNLSSYDSHLFIKKLSGGKLSCIPNNEEKYISFSREIKVDEYIKEGKKFEVKRELRFLDSYRFMQFSLDAFSKNLTKDQCKNIIKLYSGKQLDLLLRKSVYLYNWVDSVDKFNETQLPPKELFFSKLNDEDISDDDYSHAQTVWNEFHCKTFRDYFDLYNVSDVLLLADVFENFRDVCMNCYKLDPAWYYTSPGLAWDAALKKTKVKLELLSDYGMILMIKKGIRGGISMISNRLGKSNNKYMGDEYDKSKESTFIQYLDANNLYGWEMSKPLPTHGFKWMDENEIENWKSIPCILEVDLDYPEHLHDDHNDYPLTPEKVKSHKVDKLIPILIHKKSYVIHYENLKLYERLGLVITKVHREVMFEQSSLLSEYVELNTNLRTKATNELEKEFFKLMNNSVFGKTMENIENRVDVRLVTNRDEAVKLASRPNYESRTIFDKNLIATHMKRTKLMYNKPIYLGMYILDLSKTLMYEFHYDYIKKKYADRAKLLFTDTDSLAYEIKTEDFYDDIKNDVESKFDTSVFDPKHPAINNAGFEVGLNKKVLGMFKDEAGGAQIEEFVGLRSKLYFYKVHGKDNKKCKGVKKNVVKKYITHEDYKHCLLNKVDHIRKMNVIRSHSHEV, encoded by the exons atggaaaacataATTCTTATGAGTCTGAAAGACCTACTTCGCATGGATCTGAAAGACCTACTTGACAAACTGATTCCATACATATCATCAGAAATATTAACTCCTGAACCTTTTGTATATAGAATAACAACTGTTCAAAATAAAAGACAACTTGAAAAACTGCGAACAGTAGAGTATTACTGTAGAGTTAGAGGATGGGG AACGAGTAATCAAGTTGTATTAGAAACAACAGATTTAGACGagttttataaaacatcaaagcagaaaattttagaatccttATCATCTTTTCAACAGTTAGGATCAGGTTGGAGATTTGTTTCTATTGAAAAGATGGATATCAATTTTATTGAGTATAATCCTATTAAAGCTAAATCGTATATTCcacttgataaaaatttagcaactaaaaaagtaataattaatataaagaatGAAGATAATCAATATTTTAAGTGGTGTATTGCAAGAGCATTAAATCCAACAGATAATAATCTTCAAAGAGCAGATAAAGAGATTAAAGATCaagctgaaaaaataaactgggATAAAATAGAATTTCCAGTATCCTTAAATCAAATTACACAATTTGAGAAGAACAATCAAGATATCAGTGTCAATGTATATGGTTATGAAAATTCAGAAGTTCATATTTTGCACGTATCAAAGAATAatgatagaaaaaatttaatagatttaCTATTAATCTCAAATGGAGAAACGAatcattactttttaataaaaaatttaagcagattactttcatcacaaacatcaaataaacattgcaaaaaaCACTATTGTAGAAATTGTTTGTTAGAGCTTAATTCTGAAGAATCATTATATAATCATAAACCTTATTGTGATACACATGATTCAGTACGTATCGAACTTCCACCACCAAATTCAACAATGCAATTTACTAATCACAATAAATCAAT GAGTCCAGTCACATTTACTGCAAGCAGTGAAACAGATGATGTTGCACAGATATTTGTTGATAGTTTACAAGAAGATATTAAGAAAATTTGTGATAGTAtcaaatttccaaaaaagatgatatttacTCCTGAAAACAAGCGTGATTTTAATGCAGCAATAAAATGTCACATTTGTGGAGAAGATCTTGAAAAAGATAAAGTGCGTGACCACTGTcatattactggaaaatatagaggtgctgctcatcaaatttgtaatttaaattataaaattccaaaattctttccagtactatttcacaatttatctaGTTATGATTCTcacttatttataaagaaattatcaGGAGGGAAATTGAGTTGCATACCaaacaatgaagaaaagtatattagCTTTTCTAGAGAAATTAAAGTCGATGAGTATATTAAAGAAGGTAAGAAATTTGAAGTTAAACGTGAACTTCGTTTTTTAGATAGTTATAGATTTATGCAATTTAGCTTAgatgcattttcaaaaaatttaacaaaagatcaatgtaaaaatatcataaagttGTATTCTGGTAAACAATTAGATTTGTTACTCAGAAAAAGTGTGTATCTTTATAATTGGGTAGACtctgttgataaatttaatgaaacCCAATTACCACCAAAAGAGTTATTCTTTTCAAAACTGAACGATGAAGATATAAGTGATGATGATTACTCACATGCACAAACTGTATGGAATGAGTTTCATTGCAAAACATTTAGAGATTATTTTGACTTGTACAACGTTTCAGATGTGCTTTTACTAGCTGACGTCTTTGAAAATTTCAGAGATGTTTGTATGAATTGTTataaattagatcctgcttggtatTATACAtcaccaggattagcttgggatgcagcattgaagaaaacaaaagtaaaattagaacTGTTGAGCGATTACGGTATGATCCTAATGATAAAGAAAGGAATTAGAGGTGGAATCAGTATGATATCCAATAGGTTAGGAAAATCTAATAATAAGTACATGGGTGATGAGTATGACAAAAGCAAAGAATCAacattcatacaatatttagaCGCTAATAATTTATATGGATGGGAAATGAGTAAACCACTTCCAACACATGGTTTTAAATGGATGGAcgaaaatgaaatagaaaactGGAAATCAATTCCATGTATACTAGAAGTAGATTTAGATTACCCTGAACATCTACATGATGATCATAATGACTACCCACTTACTCCTGAAAAGGTGAAATCGCATAAAGTCGATAAATTAATTCCAATTTTAATTCATAAGAAAAGTTATGTGATACattatgaaaatctaaaattgtATGAACGATTAGGATTAGTTATTACAAAAGTTCATAGAGAAGTCATGTTTGAACAAAGCTCTTTGTTAAGCGAATACGTTGAACTAAATACTAATCTTAGAACTAAAGCAACAAATGAACttgaaaaagagttttttaaactgATGAATAATTCAGTCTTTGGTAAAacaatggaaaatattgaaaacagaGTCGATGTTAGATTAGTAACGAACAGAGATGAAGCTGTTAAGTTAGCATCAAGACCAAACTATGAAAGTAGaacaatatttgacaaaaatttaatagctaCACATATGAAAAGAACTAAATTAATGTACAACAAACCAATTTACTTAGGAATGTATATATTAGATTTGAGCAAAACTCTAATGtatgaatttcattatgattacataaagaaaaaatatgctGATCGAGCAAAACTATTATTCacagatacagattcattagcatatgaaataaaaacagaagatttttacgatgatattaaaaatgatgttgaaagtaaatttgatacaagtgtgTTCGATCCAAAGCATCCAGCAATTAATAATGCAGGATTTGAAGTTGGTCTTAATAAGAAAGTATTAGGAATGTTCAAAGATGAAGCAGGAGGAGCACAAATTGAAGAATTTGTAGGACTCAGATCTAAATTATATTTCTACAAAGTACACggaaaagataacaaaaaatgtaaaggagtaaaaaagaatgttgttaaaaaatatattacacatgaagattataaacattgtttattaaataaagtagaTCACATTAGGAAAATGAATGTAATAAGATCCCATTCACATGAAGTATAA